In Sphingobacteriaceae bacterium, one genomic interval encodes:
- a CDS encoding asparaginase has protein sequence MMMIATGGTISARARHRRDWRDYQTGFFKAADLVAQVPELAEVAEIATMDLANFSSADLTPAHWLRLRDLTYKYLEEEGYDGVVITHGTSTMEETAYFLHLTVPSRKPVVLVGAQRPLETLGSDAAVNILHGVQVAAAGESAGRGVLVVMDAAIHSAREVRKADTYRLDAMDSGRAGVLGHIDVDGTVQYDRSPERPHTVGSEFAGFSLIPPGTGELPRVGIVFSCPGADGVVVDALVGAGYQGIVVAGMGAGILSGAEEQALRRAAEQGLVVVRSSRTGGGRVLPVERYADAPFVVGDDLSPQKARVLLILALAAGKEPAAIQEVFDTY, from the coding sequence GTGATGATGATCGCCACCGGCGGCACCATTTCCGCCCGGGCCCGCCACCGCCGGGACTGGCGGGACTACCAAACAGGATTTTTCAAAGCGGCCGACCTGGTGGCCCAGGTGCCCGAACTGGCAGAAGTCGCCGAGATTGCAACCATGGACCTGGCCAACTTCTCCAGTGCCGATCTGACGCCCGCCCATTGGCTCCGCCTGCGGGATTTGACCTATAAGTACCTGGAAGAAGAGGGCTACGACGGGGTGGTCATCACCCACGGCACTTCCACCATGGAGGAGACGGCTTATTTCCTGCACCTTACGGTGCCCAGCCGGAAGCCCGTCGTCCTGGTGGGGGCCCAGCGGCCCTTGGAAACCTTGGGCTCCGACGCCGCCGTCAATATCCTTCACGGGGTGCAGGTTGCAGCGGCGGGTGAGTCGGCCGGCCGGGGAGTGCTGGTGGTCATGGACGCCGCCATCCACTCGGCCCGGGAGGTCCGCAAGGCCGACACCTACCGCCTGGACGCCATGGACAGCGGTCGTGCCGGTGTGCTGGGACATATCGATGTGGACGGAACCGTCCAGTATGACCGTTCCCCCGAGCGGCCCCACACGGTGGGGTCGGAATTCGCCGGCTTCAGCCTGATCCCGCCGGGCACCGGGGAATTGCCCCGGGTGGGAATCGTCTTTTCCTGCCCGGGGGCCGATGGCGTTGTCGTGGACGCTTTAGTCGGGGCCGGATATCAAGGAATAGTAGTGGCCGGCATGGGTGCGGGCATCTTGTCGGGCGCGGAAGAGCAGGCTTTGCGCAGGGCCGCTGAGCAGGGGCTGGTGGTGGTGCGGAGCAGCCGCACGGGCGGCGGCCGGGTGCTGCCGGTGGAGCGCTACGCCGATGCTCCCTTTGTTGTCGGTGACGATTTGTCGCCCCAAAAGGCCCGGGTCCTGCTGATTCTGGCCCTGGCTGCCGGGAAGGAGCCGGCGGCCATCCAAGAGGTGTTTGATACTTACTGA